From a single Sphingosinicellaceae bacterium genomic region:
- a CDS encoding galactose mutarotase — protein MRSLIRTHALLAIGFGAALTLTPATVNAAEAQRAPAGTLSDGTRIELIALSNSHGVTAHILTYGATLQGLSGPDRSGKVADVMLGYDALASYVDHPNYFGVTVGRYANRIAKGKFTLDGKTYQLPLNDKVNTLHGGGKGFDKVAWRVTKLTSGPTASVVLAHRSPDGDAGYPGNLDVTTTYSLDEAGALTIAFVATTDKPTVVNMTNHAIFNLAGEGAPAGTSNHLLTIPAAAFTPVDATLIPTGELEPVAGTVFDFRKPRLVADGIRDGNDQQIGYGHGYDHNFAVDAGLTATPKLMARLEDPASGRVLEVLSTEPGVQFYTGNFLDGTFVGKHGHLYRMGDGIALEPQKFPDAPNQPKFASARVDPGKPYRHVMIYHLSVQP, from the coding sequence ATGCGAAGTTTGATCCGGACGCACGCGCTACTCGCCATCGGTTTCGGGGCGGCACTGACGCTGACTCCTGCCACGGTCAATGCGGCCGAGGCGCAGCGCGCGCCGGCCGGGACGCTAAGCGACGGCACCAGGATCGAGCTGATCGCGCTGAGCAACAGCCACGGCGTCACCGCGCACATCCTGACCTATGGTGCGACGCTGCAGGGGCTGTCCGGCCCCGACCGGTCGGGCAAGGTCGCCGACGTCATGCTCGGCTACGACGCCCTCGCCTCCTACGTCGATCACCCGAACTATTTCGGCGTGACCGTCGGGCGCTATGCCAACCGCATCGCCAAGGGGAAGTTTACCCTCGACGGCAAGACCTACCAGCTGCCGCTCAACGACAAGGTCAACACCCTCCACGGCGGCGGCAAGGGCTTCGACAAGGTCGCGTGGCGGGTCACCAAGCTGACCAGCGGCCCGACCGCGAGTGTCGTGCTGGCACACCGCAGCCCCGACGGCGACGCGGGTTATCCAGGCAACCTCGATGTCACCACGACCTACTCGCTCGACGAAGCAGGCGCGCTGACCATCGCCTTCGTCGCCACCACCGACAAGCCGACCGTGGTCAACATGACCAACCACGCGATCTTCAACCTCGCCGGCGAAGGCGCTCCGGCGGGCACCTCGAACCACCTGCTGACGATCCCCGCGGCGGCGTTCACGCCGGTCGACGCGACGCTGATCCCGACTGGCGAACTGGAGCCAGTGGCGGGCACGGTGTTCGACTTCCGCAAACCCCGGCTGGTCGCCGACGGCATCCGCGACGGCAACGACCAGCAGATCGGCTACGGCCACGGCTATGACCACAACTTCGCCGTCGACGCCGGGTTGACCGCGACGCCGAAGCTGATGGCCCGGCTGGAGGATCCCGCCTCGGGCCGCGTCCTCGAAGTGCTGAGCACCGAGCCCGGCGTGCAGTTCTACACCGGCAACTTCCTCGACGGCACCTTCGTCGGCAAGCACGGTCACCTGTACCGCATGGGCGACGGCATCGCGCTGGAACCGCAGAAATTCCCCGACGCACCGAACCAGCCGAAGTTCGCCTCGGCCCGCGTCGACCCGGGCAAGCCCTACCGCCACGTCATGATTTACCACCTTTCAGTCCAGCCCTAA
- a CDS encoding sugar MFS transporter, protein MALPARAAGAATAGTVPQASYRPVLTLLASLFFMWGFITVINNTLLPHLRSVFDLSYTQTTLIESVWFIAYFFASIPSAKLIERVGYQRAMVIGLGMMAAGALVMVPAARIPSYGVTLFALFVIASGITLLQVAANPYVAVVGPPETASSRLNLVQAFNSAGATLAPLFGGYLILGRSTSGTAAAGSTAVLTQAERIADAQSVVLPYLIVAAVLVVLAVVIARFPLPAMGTATERSSKADRAGQSLWAHRNLVFGIPAIFIYLIAEIGVANLFINFVSQPEIGNLTHEQASHYLFILWGGMMVGRLVGSVVMRTVPAEKVLAFASLGAFVVMLVATFTTGHVAMWALISVGLFHSIMFPTIFTLGIRGLGPLTEEGSGLLIMAIAGGALVIVQGWLADHYGLQTSFLLTAACELYVLFYALWGAKPTHALPDRVVG, encoded by the coding sequence ATGGCACTTCCGGCACGAGCAGCAGGGGCAGCGACCGCGGGTACGGTACCGCAGGCGAGCTACCGCCCGGTGCTGACATTGCTGGCCAGCCTGTTCTTCATGTGGGGGTTCATCACCGTCATCAACAATACGCTGTTGCCCCATCTGCGCAGCGTCTTCGACCTCAGCTACACCCAGACCACGCTGATCGAGAGCGTCTGGTTCATCGCCTATTTCTTCGCGTCGATCCCGTCCGCCAAGCTGATCGAGCGCGTCGGCTACCAGCGCGCCATGGTCATCGGCCTCGGCATGATGGCGGCGGGCGCACTAGTGATGGTCCCGGCGGCGCGCATCCCGTCCTACGGCGTAACCCTGTTCGCGCTGTTCGTCATCGCCAGCGGCATCACGCTGCTGCAGGTCGCGGCGAACCCCTACGTAGCGGTCGTCGGCCCGCCCGAGACGGCGTCGTCGCGGCTCAACCTCGTGCAGGCGTTCAACTCCGCTGGTGCGACGCTGGCGCCGCTGTTCGGCGGCTATTTGATCCTCGGGCGCTCGACCTCGGGCACCGCGGCGGCGGGCAGCACCGCGGTGCTGACCCAGGCCGAGCGCATCGCCGACGCGCAGTCGGTGGTGCTTCCCTACCTCATCGTCGCGGCCGTGCTGGTCGTGCTCGCCGTCGTCATCGCGCGCTTCCCGCTGCCGGCGATGGGCACCGCGACCGAGCGCTCGTCGAAGGCCGACCGCGCCGGCCAGTCGCTGTGGGCGCACCGCAACCTGGTCTTCGGCATCCCGGCGATCTTCATCTACCTGATCGCCGAGATCGGCGTCGCCAACCTGTTCATCAACTTCGTCAGCCAGCCCGAGATCGGCAACCTCACCCACGAGCAGGCGTCGCATTACCTGTTCATCCTGTGGGGCGGCATGATGGTCGGGCGCCTCGTTGGCAGCGTCGTCATGCGCACCGTCCCCGCCGAGAAGGTGCTCGCCTTCGCCAGCCTCGGGGCATTCGTCGTCATGCTGGTCGCGACCTTCACCACCGGCCACGTCGCGATGTGGGCGCTGATTTCGGTCGGGCTGTTCCACTCGATCATGTTCCCGACGATCTTCACGCTCGGCATCCGCGGCCTCGGGCCGTTGACCGAGGAGGGCTCGGGACTGCTGATCATGGCGATCGCCGGCGGCGCGCTGGTCATCGTGCAGGGCTGGCTCGCGGATCATTACGGCCTGCAGACGTCGTTCCTGCTGACCGCGGCGTGCGAGTTGTACGTGCTGTTCTATGCCCTATGGGGCGCGAAGCCGACCCACGCGCTGCCGGACCGGGTGGTGGGCTGA